A portion of the Thermosediminibacter oceani DSM 16646 genome contains these proteins:
- a CDS encoding asparaginase, which yields MNGQKKKIAFLATGGTIASVPGPEGLRPAFTEREMLELVPGLSSLADIEGRLIMNIDSSNMQPEDWVTIAREVERTLFEFDGVVVSHGTDTMAYTSAALTYMLTYLKKPVVLTGAQKSIGEENSDAGKNLMDSFRVAASGRPGVFVVFDGRIIFGDRAAKLKSKSFDAFHSVNAPLAGRVVGDIIEWDEEALAAEARRISEVWDLLAQKAGRSREKAAGGPVALCGEPDPRVLLIKLYPGIEPEVLLVAKEKGYHSVLIESFGAGGVTFRNPRNLLPAIRELIDSGITVAVTTQVPFEGVDLTLYEVGRKALEAGAISTGTDTREAALVKLMLKCI from the coding sequence TTGAACGGACAAAAGAAAAAGATTGCGTTTCTTGCCACGGGCGGCACCATCGCATCGGTCCCCGGCCCCGAGGGTCTTAGGCCCGCCTTCACCGAAAGGGAAATGCTGGAGCTGGTGCCGGGCCTTTCTTCACTTGCCGACATCGAGGGCAGGCTGATAATGAACATAGACAGCTCCAACATGCAGCCCGAAGACTGGGTTACCATTGCCCGGGAAGTCGAAAGAACGCTTTTTGAATTCGACGGCGTGGTGGTCTCCCACGGCACCGATACCATGGCCTATACTTCGGCGGCTTTGACATACATGCTTACATACCTGAAGAAACCGGTGGTGCTGACCGGCGCCCAAAAGTCCATAGGCGAGGAAAACAGCGACGCCGGGAAAAACCTGATGGACAGCTTCAGGGTGGCTGCCTCCGGCAGGCCCGGAGTCTTCGTGGTGTTCGACGGCAGGATAATCTTCGGCGACAGGGCTGCAAAGCTGAAGTCCAAGAGCTTCGACGCTTTCCACAGCGTTAACGCCCCTTTAGCCGGCAGGGTCGTGGGGGACATCATCGAATGGGACGAGGAGGCCCTCGCCGCCGAAGCAAGGCGCATTTCAGAGGTTTGGGATTTGCTGGCGCAAAAAGCCGGAAGGAGCCGGGAAAAAGCAGCCGGTGGGCCGGTGGCCCTCTGCGGCGAGCCGGACCCGAGGGTGCTTCTCATCAAGCTATACCCGGGCATAGAGCCCGAAGTGCTGCTCGTAGCAAAAGAAAAGGGATACCATTCGGTGCTGATCGAGAGCTTCGGAGCCGGCGGCGTAACCTTCCGCAATCCCCGCAACCTGCTGCCTGCCATCCGGGAGCTCATCGATTCGGGTATTACCGTTGCAGTCACCACCCAGGTGCCCTTCGAAGGGGTGGACCTCACGCTGTACGAGGTCGGAAGGAAAGCACTAGAGGCTGGGGCAATATCTACTGGAACCGATACCCGGGAAGCCGCCCTGGTTAAATTAATGCTGAAGTGTATTTAA